One genomic window of Staphylococcus hsinchuensis includes the following:
- a CDS encoding DUF5327 family protein — protein MEKEKMIQLIEQELVSADKSTSEVEFEKHMYAIYKLTELIATDKSGQRSQHTDLYETPSSTELAATQPSQQQVSKNQSISDAELKAMGAKVPSKSAQSHSSSDMTTSSNLKTDDGIGNGDSIFDF, from the coding sequence ATGGAAAAAGAGAAAATGATTCAGTTAATAGAACAAGAACTCGTTTCTGCAGATAAGTCCACATCAGAGGTAGAATTTGAAAAGCATATGTATGCGATTTATAAATTGACGGAATTGATTGCTACCGATAAAAGCGGACAACGTTCACAACATACTGATTTATATGAAACACCAAGTTCTACGGAGTTAGCAGCTACACAACCCTCACAACAGCAAGTTTCTAAGAATCAGAGTATTTCTGATGCAGAACTGAAAGCGATGGGGGCGAAAGTACCATCTAAGTCAGCTCAATCCCATTCTTCGTCAGATATGACGACATCGTCTAACCTTAAGACGGACGATGGCATAGGTAATGGAGATTCAATTTTTGATTTCTAA